One genomic region from Halobacteriovorax vibrionivorans encodes:
- a CDS encoding helix-turn-helix domain-containing protein — protein sequence MEQDVAKEAQTNEEMNRDTLGSYLKKAREEKKLGIEAVSSHTRINITNLSALEADDVNRLPNIAYVRGFVKTLSKTYDIDENKAINLLEELYGQSSSSSKQQLEAEDFPQAQVERKQDLKPKSFEFSDSLKYKVISLVGLISIGIFIYININKSKEVDSQDTSKEVVLKTKAIETTQEPPVEETPQEETQVAQEETAAVEANVEEKEEVAAVETKVPEEEKTTEKKEEAPKEINFYNLPSPLFGFKEISDEERNELIPENIRNSYEDDMQNVFLRSTSGDSWVVYKKDDEPIKAFTLKEGRYVFIKGQRVIVRLGNINAMHVFYNNDLLGMTSRSGVKSLVFPVEIAKEYKLPLFIFNKDGSFQTSKEYIEAQKKSEE from the coding sequence ATGGAACAGGATGTTGCAAAAGAAGCCCAGACAAATGAAGAGATGAATAGAGATACTTTAGGCTCTTATCTCAAAAAAGCCAGAGAAGAGAAGAAGCTAGGAATTGAAGCTGTCTCAAGTCATACACGTATTAATATCACAAACCTTTCTGCACTAGAAGCTGATGATGTTAATCGTCTACCAAATATTGCGTACGTACGTGGCTTTGTTAAAACTCTTTCTAAGACTTATGATATCGACGAAAATAAGGCCATTAATCTTCTTGAAGAATTATATGGCCAATCATCAAGTAGTAGTAAACAACAATTAGAAGCAGAAGACTTTCCTCAAGCACAAGTTGAAAGGAAACAAGACTTAAAACCAAAGAGTTTTGAGTTCTCTGACTCATTAAAATATAAAGTTATTAGTCTCGTTGGTTTAATTTCAATTGGTATTTTTATCTATATCAATATCAATAAGAGTAAAGAGGTCGATTCTCAAGATACTTCAAAAGAAGTTGTCCTTAAAACTAAGGCAATTGAAACAACACAAGAGCCGCCGGTAGAAGAAACTCCTCAAGAAGAAACTCAAGTTGCTCAAGAAGAGACTGCGGCCGTTGAAGCTAATGTTGAAGAGAAAGAAGAAGTTGCTGCTGTTGAAACAAAGGTCCCAGAAGAAGAAAAAACGACTGAGAAAAAAGAAGAAGCGCCAAAAGAAATAAACTTCTACAACTTACCTTCTCCTCTTTTTGGATTTAAAGAAATTTCAGATGAAGAAAGAAATGAGTTAATTCCTGAAAACATAAGAAACTCTTACGAAGACGATATGCAAAATGTCTTTTTGAGATCAACTTCAGGTGATTCTTGGGTTGTTTACAAAAAAGATGATGAGCCTATAAAAGCATTTACACTTAAAGAAGGTAGATATGTTTTTATAAAAGGCCAACGCGTGATTGTTAGACTTGGAAATATCAATGCTATGCACGTATTTTATAATAATGATCTACTTGGCATGACATCTCGTTCAGGTGTAAAAAGTTTAGTTTTTCCTGTAGAAATTGCAAAAGAATATAAGCTACCACTATTCATATTTAATAAAGACGGATCATTTCAAACATCTAAAGAATATATTGAAGCTCAAAAGAAGTCTGAAGAGTAA
- a CDS encoding LptF/LptG family permease, protein MNQFARIKDLIPNKIFQRYLASNFIVPFAMSLTFFVAFLLTTQLFRFMRVVTKKGVSIMQFMEILGHISMSFIPMATPLSILFAMIYTLNKLSEDSEIVALRSMGINKHRIFFPYFIISILIACSVVVLNTNLVPTSKKIFRNEFRQLGSKGVLTDIKKEQFFTDIPGVILFAEDVQDDGKILDGVFLKITSNKDVDKLIMAKKGILNKPKSDAAQSMNIQFDFYDGSIVTLDKDGNEVEKILFEKYEYPIVSSFSVKSVNKASMMSSTELRRHLRKLKNKRNKTENKRVRNNLSSDLRKGYIEYWGRFTVPIQCVVFALLGFVFGVKKGRGATKNTSAMALFITIFYYGLYFSGISLAKKSDVAIPFILFTPAIITAFIGMRFYKKLDWNS, encoded by the coding sequence ATGAATCAGTTTGCTCGCATTAAAGACCTAATTCCAAATAAGATATTTCAAAGATATCTTGCGTCAAACTTTATTGTCCCTTTTGCAATGAGTCTAACATTCTTTGTGGCCTTCCTTTTAACAACCCAACTATTTAGATTTATGAGAGTTGTTACTAAGAAAGGCGTAAGTATAATGCAGTTTATGGAGATATTGGGCCACATCTCTATGAGTTTTATTCCAATGGCCACTCCTTTATCAATTCTATTTGCCATGATCTATACACTCAATAAATTAAGTGAAGATAGTGAGATTGTTGCATTAAGATCGATGGGAATTAATAAGCATCGAATATTCTTTCCTTATTTTATTATCTCTATTCTCATAGCTTGTTCCGTTGTCGTATTAAATACGAATTTAGTACCGACCTCTAAGAAGATCTTTAGAAATGAGTTTCGTCAACTTGGGTCAAAGGGTGTTCTGACAGACATTAAGAAGGAGCAGTTCTTTACAGATATTCCAGGAGTTATTCTCTTTGCTGAAGATGTGCAAGACGATGGGAAGATATTAGATGGTGTCTTTCTTAAAATCACTTCTAATAAAGATGTTGATAAGCTTATTATGGCAAAAAAAGGGATTTTAAATAAGCCAAAGTCTGATGCTGCTCAGTCGATGAATATTCAATTTGATTTCTATGATGGAAGTATTGTCACCTTAGATAAAGATGGTAATGAAGTCGAAAAAATTCTATTTGAAAAATATGAATATCCAATTGTTTCAAGCTTTTCGGTTAAGTCAGTAAATAAAGCAAGTATGATGTCTTCAACAGAACTTAGAAGACATCTTCGTAAGCTAAAGAATAAGCGCAATAAGACAGAGAATAAGAGAGTTCGTAATAATCTCTCAAGTGATTTAAGAAAGGGCTATATTGAATACTGGGGACGCTTCACTGTTCCGATTCAATGTGTGGTCTTTGCTCTATTAGGTTTCGTCTTTGGAGTTAAGAAAGGGCGTGGTGCAACTAAGAATACTAGTGCTATGGCCTTATTTATTACGATTTTTTATTATGGCCTATATTTTTCAGGTATTTCATTGGCCAAAAAATCAGATGTGGCCATACCATTTATTCTATTCACCCCTGCTATTATTACAGCATTTATAGGAATGAGATTTTATAAAAAGCTAGATTGGAATTCTTAG
- a CDS encoding class I SAM-dependent RNA methyltransferase: protein MNFKVEHIDSIGQGVSKLEDKITFIQKCLPNEEGVAEVYKAKKNIQFAKLKHIDKASPIREESKCPYFNECGGCHFLHTSYDDELEFKRQAFLDNFSRQYKIDLSQFLKVHKASERYEYRNRIQLHYNKKTNSLGFFNEDNTKIISIEKCLMANENVNNALFSLKENWQKEANRPKGHVEIFERDGKVLKTYDSRYSAQGFLQVNPPMNQRLLELIEGHMRQFTDSNSITVDLFGGNGNLTKSLNHRSIVIDATPAKYIKLQNQKTQEYHEVDIYNSSAIEQLKKLNIEEVDLLVIDPPRSGLKNIDEYTKLFKPKYIIYVSCNNQTLARDTAKILAEYDVQEAHLFDFFPGTRHFESVNIFKHRKAL from the coding sequence GTGAATTTTAAAGTCGAACATATCGACTCTATTGGACAAGGTGTTTCAAAACTCGAAGACAAAATAACTTTTATTCAAAAATGCCTCCCCAATGAAGAGGGTGTCGCTGAAGTCTATAAAGCAAAAAAGAATATTCAATTTGCAAAGCTAAAGCATATTGATAAAGCTTCTCCAATTAGAGAAGAATCCAAGTGTCCCTATTTCAACGAATGTGGTGGATGTCACTTCCTACACACTAGTTACGACGATGAACTAGAATTTAAAAGACAAGCATTCCTGGATAATTTTTCACGTCAGTATAAGATTGATTTATCTCAATTTCTCAAGGTTCATAAGGCAAGTGAAAGGTATGAATATCGTAATCGTATTCAACTTCACTATAATAAGAAGACTAATTCGCTAGGTTTTTTCAATGAGGACAATACTAAAATCATCTCTATTGAAAAATGTCTCATGGCCAATGAAAATGTAAACAATGCCCTATTCTCTCTTAAAGAAAATTGGCAAAAAGAAGCAAACAGACCCAAAGGGCATGTCGAAATTTTTGAAAGAGATGGTAAAGTCTTAAAAACATATGACTCAAGATATTCTGCTCAAGGATTCTTACAAGTTAATCCACCAATGAATCAGAGACTTCTCGAACTTATTGAAGGGCACATGAGACAGTTTACAGACTCGAACTCAATAACTGTCGATCTATTTGGTGGAAATGGTAATTTAACAAAATCACTAAACCATAGAAGTATTGTTATTGATGCAACACCAGCTAAGTATATAAAGCTTCAAAACCAAAAGACTCAAGAATATCATGAAGTTGATATTTACAACTCATCAGCAATAGAACAATTAAAGAAATTGAATATTGAAGAGGTCGATCTCTTAGTAATAGACCCTCCCAGAAGTGGACTTAAGAATATCGATGAATACACTAAGTTATTTAAACCAAAATATATCATTTACGTAAGCTGTAACAATCAAACTCTTGCTCGAGATACTGCAAAAATTTTAGCAGAATATGATGTCCAAGAGGCCCATCTATTTGACTTTTTCCCAGGTACCCGACACTTTGAATCGGTTAATATTTTTAAACATAGGAAAGCTTTGTAA
- a CDS encoding TrkH family potassium uptake protein, with the protein MASLLQKLSFLFELFFNGSFILLYTLYSNKKIPATWNQKFITNTLDLMVWVVPIAIALTVLKNIIESKNGEDFFRRYVFSLLVFIPCLITWGDVEFTYLLASAHLLSTILSLYDDGGEQAPRVYANRFEAIKNKIKLTSAQWVLFTFGGVILVGTFLLMLPMAAADGNSISFVDALFTATSATCVTGLATLSTKTSFSMFGQFIILGLIQIGGLSIMTLYSSMAIVLGRSLKMKDRIIMQDLLDVSSLEELVAMIISIVKYTFIIELWGAIILTIGFTFEGFEFGDALYNGFFHSISAFCNAGFALFDNSLENYATNPLIHGTISILITLGGIGFIALKELKQVVTREKTIVRLGMHTKVVLITSFALTVGGAIFIFFGEFLGALDGYNLWEKIQIATFQSVTLRTAGFNTIPLTNLHSYTIYMMAMFMFIGGSPGSTAGGVKTTTLAILVQSIISTLKGDKNVMMFDRKIAGPVVVRATALMFISIVVSTAFIFIMMKIEPNQNFLPLFFEVLSAGGTVGLTLGVTPFLTMAGKLAISFLMLIGRIGPLTLILAIGERQKYSGKLDYPDGRIMIG; encoded by the coding sequence ATGGCATCATTATTACAAAAATTGTCATTCTTGTTTGAACTTTTTTTTAATGGAAGTTTTATCCTCTTATACACCTTATATAGTAATAAGAAGATACCGGCTACTTGGAATCAAAAGTTTATCACTAACACTCTAGACCTCATGGTCTGGGTTGTTCCTATTGCTATTGCTCTTACTGTTTTAAAAAATATTATTGAATCAAAAAACGGAGAGGACTTCTTTAGGCGCTACGTCTTCTCCCTTTTAGTTTTCATTCCCTGTTTAATTACATGGGGAGATGTTGAGTTTACATATTTACTCGCAAGTGCTCACTTGCTATCAACAATTTTATCTTTATATGATGATGGGGGAGAACAGGCCCCTCGGGTTTATGCTAATCGCTTTGAAGCAATAAAGAATAAGATAAAACTAACGTCTGCCCAGTGGGTTCTCTTTACCTTTGGTGGAGTTATCTTAGTTGGTACATTCTTATTAATGCTTCCAATGGCCGCTGCTGATGGTAATTCGATTAGTTTTGTAGATGCGCTATTTACGGCAACTTCAGCTACTTGTGTTACGGGACTGGCCACTCTTAGTACTAAAACAAGCTTTAGTATGTTTGGGCAGTTTATAATTCTAGGACTCATTCAAATTGGTGGTCTATCCATCATGACTTTATATTCTTCAATGGCCATCGTGCTAGGGCGATCTTTAAAAATGAAGGATCGTATCATCATGCAAGACCTTTTAGATGTTTCATCTTTAGAAGAACTTGTGGCCATGATTATTAGTATTGTTAAATACACATTCATTATCGAATTATGGGGTGCCATCATTTTAACGATTGGTTTCACATTTGAAGGATTTGAATTTGGAGATGCTTTATATAATGGGTTTTTCCACAGTATTTCGGCATTTTGTAATGCTGGATTTGCTCTCTTTGATAACTCATTAGAAAATTATGCAACGAATCCTCTTATCCATGGGACGATTTCAATCTTGATTACCTTAGGTGGGATTGGATTTATTGCACTAAAGGAACTTAAACAAGTTGTGACTCGAGAAAAGACAATTGTCCGTCTTGGAATGCACACAAAAGTTGTTCTAATTACTTCTTTTGCCTTAACTGTTGGTGGTGCTATCTTTATTTTCTTTGGAGAATTCCTTGGAGCACTAGATGGTTACAATCTTTGGGAAAAAATCCAGATTGCAACTTTCCAGTCTGTGACATTAAGAACTGCTGGATTTAATACAATTCCACTAACAAACTTACATTCATATACAATATATATGATGGCCATGTTTATGTTCATTGGTGGATCGCCTGGTTCAACTGCTGGTGGGGTTAAGACCACAACTCTTGCAATTCTTGTTCAATCAATTATATCGACACTTAAAGGTGATAAGAACGTTATGATGTTTGATCGTAAGATTGCTGGCCCAGTTGTTGTTCGTGCAACGGCCCTGATGTTTATTTCAATTGTTGTATCAACAGCTTTCATCTTTATTATGATGAAAATTGAACCAAATCAAAACTTCTTACCTTTATTTTTTGAAGTACTAAGTGCTGGTGGGACAGTCGGGCTTACTTTAGGTGTTACACCGTTTTTAACAATGGCAGGGAAATTGGCAATTTCATTTCTCATGCTAATTGGACGTATTGGTCCATTAACATTAATTTTAGCAATTGGTGAAAGACAGAAATACTCAGGTAAATTAGACTATCCTGACGGAAGAATAATGATTGGTTAA
- a CDS encoding tetratricopeptide repeat protein, translating to MRKRNSLLFIVISLVFLMTSCSSGQKDNSDKKAELFYTYGTQKMIDQEYSQALEALENANQLKPNDTKTLNNLGLAYFFKDRPEKAKRLILKAIEIDPKNSDARNNLASIYFKEGKIDLAEKQYKEVLKDLVYRYTYRVKYNLSLIELKRGNKQKAKDYLKEVLGYTLDYCPAPYQLGILLHEEGKIAEAIKNFNIAKTGKCKDQPAAYFELGKVYQTLGEEEKAIAEFNHIIEAFPRTQYAKRSLKFKNKLMKKIYYSKKNKNNNL from the coding sequence ATGAGAAAAAGAAATTCCCTACTTTTCATTGTAATTAGTTTAGTTTTTCTGATGACTTCATGTTCATCAGGACAAAAAGATAATTCAGATAAAAAAGCAGAACTTTTTTATACTTATGGAACTCAAAAAATGATTGATCAGGAATACTCTCAAGCATTAGAAGCTTTAGAAAATGCCAATCAGTTAAAACCAAATGATACCAAAACTCTTAACAACCTTGGACTAGCCTACTTCTTCAAAGATCGTCCAGAAAAAGCAAAGAGATTAATTCTTAAAGCAATTGAAATTGATCCAAAAAATTCTGATGCAAGAAATAATCTTGCTTCAATCTATTTTAAAGAAGGAAAGATTGATTTAGCTGAGAAGCAATACAAGGAAGTTTTAAAAGATCTAGTCTATCGCTACACATACAGAGTTAAGTACAACCTTTCATTAATTGAACTTAAAAGAGGAAATAAGCAAAAGGCCAAGGACTACCTAAAAGAAGTTCTGGGCTACACACTAGACTATTGTCCTGCTCCTTATCAACTAGGTATTCTATTACATGAAGAAGGTAAGATTGCTGAAGCAATTAAAAACTTTAATATTGCTAAGACTGGGAAGTGTAAAGACCAACCAGCAGCATATTTTGAGTTAGGAAAGGTTTATCAAACATTAGGTGAAGAAGAGAAAGCAATTGCTGAATTTAATCACATTATTGAAGCATTCCCTCGCACACAATACGCCAAGAGAAGTTTAAAATTTAAAAATAAATTAATGAAAAAAATCTATTATTCAAAGAAAAATAAGAATAACAATCTTTAA